The genomic interval ttattttgttttatttattaattaatttttttttattgggggggggcaagtgcccccaaCCCCCTTATCTGTACACCACTGCAAGGAGAGGATTTGAATGTGTGTCAATTGGCAATAGGACAGTATAGCATCAGCATAGAGAGCTTTAACCTGACACGTCACGCCTAACTTTTATACTTGGTGGCACGATCAttccaccaaaaccatcaatttcatatttttggtgtccctaaaacaatagaaaacattacaattgaTCAGAATTTTGGAAGCCGAACAGGGCCACAAAGTGTGggcttttacagaattttgATGGCCCCGACTGTCATCTTGCGTTTCCCCGGGCCACCAGGCCACTGCTACATGTAACGTCAAGCCCTACATTGACCATTTGACCACTGGAACTAGTACAATTGACTAATGGAATGTTCTGAATTGGTGCCAGACTGCCAGCTATTAAGTATAAACACAGCACTTGGCACAACTTTTGTTTATAGTTAACACTATCCCTGCATATTTTGAATTCTACTTATCCTAGGAACAGGCAGGCCTTTGAAATTGTGAAATGAATTCTCTTTCTCAATCAGGTTCTGAGGTGACAGGTGAAACTCACATGATTGGTCACTATGGATTGGAGCATAGCTACAACAAATTTTCCACCAAGAAACTCAAAGAACAACTCAGTGCATTCTTGCCTCTCCTTCCAGGTTAGTGAGTCTTAGAGAATCCAATATTTGACCTTTGCCTACTAACACAAATCTTAGTAATGATTATAGAACTAATGTTAATGACTGATTTCATTTCCCACACTGTAGAATCAATTGTAGAATTGAAAGTTCAATCAGTCACTTTAATAGCCATGTGTATTGAGATCCTGGGATGGGATTCACAACTGCGAAAATGATCTACAGTGTATATCTAAAAGCTCTGTATATCCGAGTGTATATGCAAAAAGCTCAGTGAATATCCAAAAAATCAGTAATTTTTTTCAGTTATATCCTTGCAGAATTGATTTTATCTcatatgaaattcattttttattttttagcagTCACCCATTGCAAACACTTTCCCGGAATTCATGATAATGTAAGGTCTGACATTGcttgaagaagaaagaagaacgAATCGAAGATGGGAGGGGAGGAGAAAACAAACCAAAGAAATTGCTtcttaacaacaacaacaacacataGTTTAATGAGTAAAGATGTAATTTGTAAAAGTACATTTCACTATTTGATATTACATACTTACACAAACTTCTTACTCATTTTATTAACAAGAATAttgattgaaatgaaatcaaacaTTTCACGAGATTTGGCTAAATGTCTCTCTTAAGCTACCGTTAGTGGAATGATCGTGAAATAAGCCAGTAGCATTGGAttctttaattatattttccacctatttcatcattattttatttacacAAACAAAACATCTTGTTTTCCGTCTGATATTTTCCAGGCAATATTGATACTGTAAGCTCACAAGACAACAGTAGTCTTCAGTCTGTGATAGAGAAACCTCCAATTACAAAGGAAATTGCTCCCTTCACCACAGCCATGCTACAGGGATTTAAACTCCATCCAGGATCGGTAAGTATACTTAATATTTGCTGCCCTCAAGGGGTATATTAATTTCATGGGGCTCAGCTCTTCAATTTTACACAAGTCAGACTTGTTTGAATTTTGAGTATTACGACACACGAATGTCCGCACCAGAACATTTATTGGAACCCATGtgtaatgtacatgtttatcctttttttgtgcactgcaTTTAATAGACTCTCACCCGGCAACCCTGATTGCACACGACTGTAATTGGAGTCATGCTTATCAGAGTATTCATTCCCATCTGCAATGATAATTTAATAACTAAGTTGGAAGTTATTACTGACAAGACTGTTCAAGACACTGCTGAGTTTACATAATGTCAGTTTCAAAGCATGCATTAAGTTTTGACCGTCTTGAGAATGGAATCACTTCTAAGTCGGTTTATTCTTATATGTATCTTAGATTCCTGACCAGTACAAGCTGCTACATCATCAACCTGCAAAGAAACACAAGCACAAGAAACACAAGAGAGATCATCGCATACCTGAACTTAGTGAACCAATGAGTGCAGGTAAGACTTTGTCAGAATACTAGAGCCTGTTGCATAAACAGTCACAATTAATTGCAATTCTATTTTCTCCCAATCAGAAGTGCATAGTTTATagtatgaatgaaaaaaaatatgtgccaaatgatttATGGAGAAAATTTGCTATTGTTAAaaaataagagtaaaatatgCAATACATTACCTGTGTTGACAATTTAAAGTGAGCTTTCATTATACCAAAATGTTTAGTTCACAGTACTCTATATCAGAACCTACTACATCTGAAATAGTAcaaactctttttatttttaagaattTCTCTTTATAGTACTGCAACTTCACAAGTTTGTGCATGCCCCAtttccattcattattttattcatctatATTTTTATAACTATGTGCCactcattattttatcattaccaCTATTTGTTCTGGTTATGTTCTGTTGATACTTTTGTTTctgttgtattttttaaatttttatataaCTTTGTTCTCATTgttctttttaatgaatttggaaatgaatacttgaattgaaaaattgaaattcattgttAGTAAAGATTTTTTCCCCGTTTCCTTCTTCTACTAGGAGCAGAAGCTGGTGGGGAAAATGGCCATGAGAAGAAACATAAGAAAACCAAGAAACATGGTGATCAagatggagagaaaaagaaaagagacaagaagaagaaaaagaagaaggtaTAGTTTTGTTATTTACTTCAATCCCCAAATTAGCATTATCCAATTTGTCTTCAATGGAAAC from Lytechinus pictus isolate F3 Inbred chromosome 2, Lp3.0, whole genome shotgun sequence carries:
- the LOC129254592 gene encoding mediator of RNA polymerase II transcription subunit 19-like isoform X2, translated to MSLFKRSPSDSSSNYGGIPPKMPTPIRQRSPMPTKQFLSPPSVDPEPFYLLKDPPLSNGSEVTGETHMIGHYGLEHSYNKFSTKKLKEQLSAFLPLLPGNIDTVSSQDNSSLQSVIEKPPITKEIAPFTTAMLQGFKLHPGSIPDQYKLLHHQPAKKHKHKKHKRDHRIPELSEPMSAEAGGENGHEKKHKKTKKHGDQDGEKKKRDKKKKKKKARQDPMHPGMPATHDGSGPGRP
- the LOC129254592 gene encoding mediator of RNA polymerase II transcription subunit 19-like isoform X1 — protein: MSLFKRSPSDSSSNYGGIPPKMPTPIRQRSPMPTKQFLSPPSVDPEPFYLLKDPPLSNGSEVTGETHMIGHYGLEHSYNKFSTKKLKEQLSAFLPLLPGNIDTVSSQDNSSLQSVIEKPPITKEIAPFTTAMLQGFKLHPGSIPDQYKLLHHQPAKKHKHKKHKRDHRIPELSEPMSAGAEAGGENGHEKKHKKTKKHGDQDGEKKKRDKKKKKKKARQDPMHPGMPATHDGSGPGRP